One stretch of Solenopsis invicta isolate M01_SB chromosome 16, UNIL_Sinv_3.0, whole genome shotgun sequence DNA includes these proteins:
- the LOC120359758 gene encoding uncharacterized protein LOC120359758, protein MLPIGSRMIYEKQEKLVTKMENSMKLMDKIMSKATDMMENMVEVTRLNLERERVKLRSLELEAEKKNEKVEKIDKPEIRAQRATIEETKCFRCNKLGHMAKDCPLAEHGAWFCYYCQEVRGHKGDSCPNSGKEANRFRGKRYADKVVNKNIKKKGKFEPRGTKRVNDKGKITKLQNFKKTSTKTATEDKSKEGKIGVVRLIKDRNSAKELVNFIADSGATDHIVNKSMILSNFEKCNDRVIKCVNKNELADISIDGKGDLLLISNTKENKVIKLTNVMATKEVSENLLSLRKLADAGFSIYLDDKLLKVYNKLTNKTVFEGKYEKPNWIIQFEVKNKYIEDKDNVECAVYKCRAAIVPHCEFPEQSRANIRNNEISISEGELNERNNVDSAIGRENEGELTNVNNSNTESEQAIKLEDIQTIENIEEMFESLVTEKVKKLEKINEAMLWHVRLGHASLNYLKQLQKVEKRLENVKFDNSILECEVCIMAKMTKLPLKENRSRAQRPLQVIHTDIMGPNKPTSYPGQKRFIITFIDDYSRLAKAYSLKTKDESGEALEKYLISARNLLGKEEKLCYVKSDQGIHGRYI, encoded by the exons ATGCTGCCGATCGGAAGTAGAATGATATACGAGAAGCAGGAGAAATTAGTCACCAAAATGGAAAATTCCATGAAGCTGATGGACAAAATCATGTCGAAAGCCACCGATATGATGGAAAACATGGTGGAAGTTACCCGACTCAatctagagagagaaagggtaaAACTTAGAAGCTTagag TTAGAGGcagaaaagaaaaacgagaaagTAGAGAAGATAGACAAACCAGAGATCAGAGCACAGAGAGCAACCATAGAGGAAACAAAATGCTTCAGATGCAACAAGCTGGGCCACATGGCAAAGGATTGCCCGCTAGCAGAACATGGGGCATGGTTCTGTTATTATTGCCAGGAAGTACGAGGTCATAAAGGGGATAGCTGCCCCAATTCCGGAAAAGAGGCGAACAGATTTAGAGGAAAAAGGTATGCAGATaaagttgttaataaaaatataaagaaaaagggTAAATTTGAACCTAGAGGCACTAAAAGAGTTAACGACAAAGGGAAGATAACTAAGCTGCAAAACTTCAAGAAAACTTCAACGAAGACAGCAACAGAAGATAAATCAAAAGAAGGTAAAATAGGTGTGGttagattaataaaagatagaaatagTGCAAAAGAGTTGGTTAATTTTATTGCAGACTCGGGCGCAACAGATCATATTGTGAATAAAAGTATgattttgtcaaattttgaaaaatgtaatgataGAGTTATTAAATGCGTGAATAAAAATGAGCTTGCAGACATTTCAATAGATGGTAAAGGAGATCTTCTATTAATATCAAATACCAAAGAAAATAAAgtcattaaattaacaaatgttaTGGCAACGAAAGAAGTATCTGAAAATCTATTGTCTTTAAGAAAACTGGCTGATGCAGGGTTCAGTATTTATTTAGATGATAAATTGCTTaaagtttacaataaattaacaaataaaacagttttcGAAGGAAAATATGAGAAGCCAAATTGGATTATTCAATTCGAagtcaaaaacaaatatatagagGACAAAGATAATGTTGAGTGTGCTGTGTATAAATGTAGAGCAGCAATTGTTCCACATTGTGAGTTTCCTGAACAATCGCGAGCAAACATTCGAAATAATGAGATATCAATTTCGGAGGGAGAATTAAATGAGAGAAATAATGTTGACTCTGCGATTGGGAGGGAGAATGAAGGAGAGCTCACAAATGTGAACAACAGCAATACTGAATCTGAGCAAGCCATTAAGTTAGAGGACAtacaaacaatagaaaatatagaagaaatgTTTGAAAGCTTAGTAACcgaaaaagtaaagaaattagagaaaataaatgaGGCAATGTTATGGCATGTTAGACTAGGTCACGCATCGCtaaactatttaaaacaattacaaaaggTAGAAAAGAGATTAGAGAATGTCAAGTTTGATAATTCCATATTAGAGTGTGAAGTCTGTATAATGGCAAAGATGACAAAACTGCCGTTGAAAGAGAATAGAAGTAGAGCTCAGAGACCATTACAGGTAATACATACGGACATCATGGGACCAAACAAACCTACATCCTATCCAGGACAAAAGagatttataataacttttatagaCGACTATTCCAGATTGGCGAAAGCTTACTCTTTGAAGACGAAAGATGAATCAGGAGAAGCTCTAGAGAAATATCTAATATCCGCCAGAAATCTAttaggaaaagaagaaaaactgtGTTACGTGAAGTCAGATCAAGGAATTCACGGGAGGTACATTTAG